tttaaattttgaataacaATTTGAATTTGGTTTATAATTCCAAGAGgcaatttaatttttgaatttgaaatttgaaatgtattttaatttgGTTTGTAATTCTTAGAAGAGATTCAATTTTCAAGGTGTTATACACACATACATTAATACAATTACAAtaatgaataaatatatttaaacatttattttaacatatattgtCACATTTTTCGtttatttccttttttaaaATGTCATTTAGGCGAAAACTTATTAAATCTTACAGACAACtctgtttatatatatatgtgtgtgtggagAGAACAAAGTATCGATTAACGAAGTTGGATTGGGCCAATTAAAAGTTTCTAATGGGCTAATGGACCAGTGAACTAGTGGGCTTGGGCATTAAATTACATTCGCCTGGCTTCTGTTATGTCCCTCGTTTCTTCTCCCCCGGTCGAAGCCGCGACGTGGCTGCGCCACGGCAGCTGTTAGCCAATCCCGAAGCAGCGGCGGAGGCGGTAAGCGAATCTTTTTTCTATTCTGTATTTATTCTTCTTTAGTTCTTCAGTCTATGTTGTCTGAGGAGCTAGGTCAAGAAGTTGCGAGCCGTAATTTTCAAACAAATGAAAATTGTTCCAGTTTTGAGTCGAAGCGGGATTGGGGATTCGGAAATGGGATTGAAAAAAATCACAAGTAGCAAATTGGAATGCTTTTATGCGATTAAGATTATCATATCTTTCGTTGATTACTTGAGAAGTCAGACTTTTCATTgcttattattgttattattcttAGCTGTTACAGGAATGAGTCGATCCTTTGGAGCTCTTTCCCTTAAGCGGCAAAGGCCTGAAACAGATCCCCCAGGCCTGGTCGATGCTGAACGtgccattctcaattcaatcaAAAGCAAAAAGGATTTGGGAATCTGGGTAAGAGACATCAAACTAGATACCAAGCTAACTGATCATGTAGTGAACAAATCACTCAAGTCTTTGATAGCTAAGAAATTGGTAAAAGAGGTGGTCAACATCCAGAACAAGGGGAAGAAACACTACATGGCCGTCGAATTCGAGCCTTCCAAGGAGATAAGTGGAGGGGATTGGTACATAGATGGGAATCTTGACAAAGAACTTATTAACGTACTCCAACGTCTGTGCCAAAGGTACATGCTGGGTCAGAGGGTTGCTACGTTGCAAGGGGTTCATAACGAATTGAAGAAGAACCCAGTGGTGAATTTCGAGCTCTCTGCTCAGCAAACTGCGGAGATACTGAATTCCATGGTTTTGGATGATGAGATTATTGAGGTGAAAAGCACTGGATTGGGGGATTATCATTCGATACCTATCGGAACGATTTGCTACCGAGTTGCAAGTGGTGCCGGGGCCGCCAAAGGCTCCAAGGTTGGTGTGTTTGCTTCAAGTCCTTGTGGTGCTTGTCCCCGGATTAGTATTTGTACACCCGATGGCGTAGTTTCCCCTAGTAATTGTGTTTATTATACCAAATGGTTAGACATTGAATTTTGAATCCTTAAATGTCGTTTGTCTCATATGTAAACGTGAAGATGGTAATTTGATCCCTTAGTGTAAGGTTAGTTTCTTGTGTATGGTGAATCAAAGCGTTTCATTTCAAACTTGAGGGATTAATCTTGATTTAGACGCACTTTAAACAGCATGCTCGTTACACACTCTGTGCCATAAATAGGGATTTTCAGATGGGGATAAATTTTGAGTTTCCAATAGACAAAATTCGTAAtgttttaaacataaaatgG
The Primulina huaijiensis isolate GDHJ02 unplaced genomic scaffold, ASM1229523v2 scaffold207602, whole genome shotgun sequence DNA segment above includes these coding regions:
- the LOC140966664 gene encoding uncharacterized protein — its product is MSRSFGALSLKRQRPETDPPGLVDAERAILNSIKSKKDLGIWVRDIKLDTKLTDHVVNKSLKSLIAKKLVKEVVNIQNKGKKHYMAVEFEPSKEISGGDWYIDGNLDKELINVLQRLCQRYMLGQRVATLQGVHNELKKNPVVNFELSAQQTAEILNSMVLDDEIIEVKSTGLGDYHSIPIGTICYRVASGAGAAKGSKVGVFASSPCGACPRISICTPDGVVSPSNCVYYTKWLDIEF